The Fluviispira sanaruensis sequence CTCAGTTATTAAAAACACTCTTATATCCAGATTCTTAGAATTATACAATTTAAAACATACGAATTATTTATCGGTAATGGTAGTGTAAATTAAAGTAGATTTTCGAGGATAAGCCTTAATTTGCAGGTTTGATTTTGTACTTTAAATATTTTATAATCATTCAATATTCTTGCTTAAATTTAAACGTCTTAAGCCTGAATAAAGTAATCGATAGTATGGTAGGTTAAACTAACGTAGTCGATGTAGAATGAGCACCACTTCATTTGATTCATACATTATTTTGACATAAAAGTTATAGACAAAAAATTATAATTGGCCTTCAATTAAATTGTTCATAAAATACAAATTTTTTTTTAAGGAGATCTTATATGAAAATGAGACAAAATTTATTATCTAAAATTCCATATTTTTTAATCATTGTATTTTTTCCTTTAATAGCAAATGCATTTCAAATAAAAGGTGTAGGTGATAAATGTCTTGATGTTCCATATGGCTATACTTTTAATGGGAACCAGATTCAGATGTGGGATTGCAACGGCAGCACGAGTCAAAATTGGGAATTTATAAATGGCCATATTGTAGGTGTGGGTGGTAAGTGTCTCGACGTTCCTTATGGTTATACTTTTAATGGAAATCGCATTCAACTTTGGGACTGCCTTGATGTTCAGAATCAAAAATGGGGGTTATATAATGGGCATATCGTAGGTGTGGGTGCTAAATGCCTTGATGTGGCCTATGGCTATACTTTTAATGGAATTTATATACAACTCTGGGATTGTAATAATAATATTCAACAGTTATGGAGTGTGGTTTGGTAAGGTGGTTTATTTTTTAATAACGGACAAAAATAAATCATTATTCTTTAATAATTAAATCTCATCAGGAAGCTTCTCCACTTAAGTCAGATCGGCTTCGCGCTAAAGTTGATTTTTAACATATTATTCATTTCTGCTGCATATATCTTTTCTAAAAACGCCTCTAAATGCTCGCCGTAAACCCAATAAATTTACACAAAAGTAATTAAAATACATCATTTATAATAAAATTAGAATGATATTTTTAAAGTCACTTTATCAAAATTTTATAAATACACAAAAAAATTTTTTTGACGTCCCCCTTGCGCTTTCCTCTTGAATTTGAGAATCATTATCAATAAAGAATTTTAACGTGGAAGAAAAAGAATGAATCAGACACATGAAAGTCAAAATGCTATTTTGCATACCGATGGTAAAAGAAAGTGGCTCGTTATCCTCTTAGGAGTATTAACAGCATTTGACCCATTAACAATCGATATGTATTTGCCAGCTTTTCAATCTATTCAAAAAGATTTAAATACTCACATTTCATATGTTGAATTATCTGTTTCTACATTTTTTATAGGGATGGCTTTAGGGCAACTTATATATGGCCCTTTATCAGATAGGTTTGGAAGGAAAAAACCCTTGCTAGGAGGAATGTTTCTTTATCTCTTTGCCTCATTAGGTTGTGCATTATCTCAAAATATCTATCTTTTTATCGTTTGTAGAATTCTTCAAGCTTTTGGAGGCTCTGCAAGCATGGTGATAAGCAGAGCTGTCGTTCGTGACCTATTCGATAAAAAACATATTGCGATTTTTTTATCGAATATTGCCTTAGTTTTAGGAATTGCTCCTATTATAGCTCCATCAATCGGCGCATGTTTAAATTCCATTTTTGGCTGGAGGTCTATATTTTATACTTTAGGTATAGCTAATTTAATTTGTATTTTTATTGTAACTTTTCTTCTTCCTGAAACCAACACAAAAAGACATGAAAATATAAAATTCAGATTAGTAATACGCTCCTATAAAATGTTACTCAAAGATAAACACTTTATTGGCTATCTTATTCCTGATATAGCAGTTAGAGCTGGAATGTTTGCATATATTGCAGGGTCGCCATTTGTTTTTATCGAACTGTTTAAAATGACGCCTCAACAATATGGTCTAGTCTTTGGTATGAATGGCTTGGGAATTTTAATAGCTTCACAAGTTAATAAAAAACTTCTTGTCAAATGGAATGCAGAAACAAT is a genomic window containing:
- a CDS encoding Bcr/CflA family multidrug efflux MFS transporter; translated protein: MNQTHESQNAILHTDGKRKWLVILLGVLTAFDPLTIDMYLPAFQSIQKDLNTHISYVELSVSTFFIGMALGQLIYGPLSDRFGRKKPLLGGMFLYLFASLGCALSQNIYLFIVCRILQAFGGSASMVISRAVVRDLFDKKHIAIFLSNIALVLGIAPIIAPSIGACLNSIFGWRSIFYTLGIANLICIFIVTFLLPETNTKRHENIKFRLVIRSYKMLLKDKHFIGYLIPDIAVRAGMFAYIAGSPFVFIELFKMTPQQYGLVFGMNGLGILIASQVNKKLLVKWNAETICTKAVKVSFITASLILAFAFNSYLIFPFLISIFIFLSMLNLISPNSIAIALSPYGHQAGTASALYGSLQWSMAFFSSFLVSYFHNGSALPMASAIFLCGVVSLIGYILLIKPQHNLKKTNTS
- a CDS encoding ricin-type beta-trefoil lectin domain protein; this translates as MKMRQNLLSKIPYFLIIVFFPLIANAFQIKGVGDKCLDVPYGYTFNGNQIQMWDCNGSTSQNWEFINGHIVGVGGKCLDVPYGYTFNGNRIQLWDCLDVQNQKWGLYNGHIVGVGAKCLDVAYGYTFNGIYIQLWDCNNNIQQLWSVVW